The following are encoded together in the Brassica napus cultivar Da-Ae chromosome A9, Da-Ae, whole genome shotgun sequence genome:
- the LOC106415775 gene encoding phosphatidate cytidylyltransferase 5, chloroplastic isoform X1, translating into MAPFVEVCRYYKPLPFQCPCRSSPTNSLILPHLSLKYSNLRLLASKPSSHPRFNGISFNRSRVITAVARVESEHLGDDSNSKEEEERDKEVQNVEEDSSLDQQKEKSRSQFKKRVVFGLGIGLSVGGVVLAGGWVFTLALAAAVLLSAREYFELVRSKGIAQGMTPPPRYLSRVCSVICALMPILTLYFGHIDIAVTSAAFVVAMALLLQRGRNPRFSQLSSTMFGLFYCGYLPCFWVKLRCGLTAPVLGRSWPVLLGGQGHWTVGLVAILVSFCGIIASDTFAFLGGKKFQAFGKTPLISISPKKTWEGAVAGLVGCITITVLLSKSLSWPQPLVSTIAFGVLNFLGSVFGDLTESMIKRDAGVKDSGSLIPGHGGILDRVDSYIFTGALAYSFVRLHGV; encoded by the exons ATGGCGCCTTTTGTTGAAGTATGCAGGTACTACAAGCCTCTACCATTCCAATGTCCTTGCCGTTCCTCTCCTACAAACTCTCTAATCCTTCCCCATCTCTCCCTAAAGTACTCTAATTTGCGTCTCCTCGCTTCCAAACCATCCTCTCATCCTCGCTTCAACGGAATCTCATTTAACCGAAGCCGTGTCATCACCGCCGTTGCTCGAGTTGAATCAGAGCATCTGGGTGACGATAGCAACTCAAAGGAG gaagaagaaagagataaagAAGTGCAAAATGTGGAGGAAGATTCGAGTTTAGATCAACAGAAGGAGAAGTCAAGAAGCCAGTTCAAGAAGAGGGTAGTGTTCGGTCTAGGGATAGGTTTGTCTGTGGGAGGTGTTGTGTTAGCTGGAGGATGGGTTTTCACCTTAGCGCTAGCAGCTGCGGTGCTTCTAAGTGCTCGAGAGTATTTCGAGTTAGTGAGAAGCAAAGGAATCGCTCAAGGAATGACACCTCCTCCTCGTTACCTGTCTAGAGTCTGCTCAGTTATTTGTGCCCTTATGCCCATACTCACATT GTACTTTGGTCATATAGATATCGCGGTGACGTCAGCTGCGTTTGTGGTTGCGATGGCGTTGTTGTTGCAAAGAGGAAGAAACCCGCGTTTCTCTCAGCTGAGTAGTACTATGTTCGGGTTGTTTTACTGTGGCTATCTTCCTTGTTTCTGGGTTAAGCTGCGTTGTGGTCTTACTGCTCCTGTTCTTGGAAGAAGCTGGCCAGTTCTCCTCGGTGGTCAAGGGCATTGGACTGTTGGACTAGTGGCGATATTGGTTTCGTTTTGCGGTATCATTGCCTCGGATACGTTTGCTTTTCTTGGTGGCAAG AAGTTTCAGGCGTTTGGGAAGACTCCGCTTATAAGCATTAGTCCAAAGAAGACATGGGAAGGAGCAGTTGCAGGACTTGTTGGTTGTATTACCATTACCGTTTTACTCTCCAAGTCTTTGTCATGGCCTCAGCCTCTTGTCAGCACGATAGCTTTTGGGGTTCTTAACTTCTTAGGATCGGTGTTTGGTGACTTAACCGAGTCAATGATCAAACGTGATGCGGGTGTCAAAGACTCCGGTTCACTCATCCCTGGTCACG GTGGAATATTGGACAGAGTTGATAGTTACATATTCACTGGTGCGTTAGCCTACTCCTTCGTAAGGCTTCATGGAGTTTGA
- the LOC106415775 gene encoding phosphatidate cytidylyltransferase 5, chloroplastic isoform X2, producing the protein MAPFVEVCRYYKPLPFQCPCRSSPTNSLILPHLSLKYSNLRLLASKPSSHPRFNGISFNRSRVITAVARVESEHLGDDSNSKEEEERDKEVQNVEEDSSLDQQKEKSRSQFKKRVVFGLGIGLSVGGVVLAGGWVFTLALAAAVLLSAREYFELVRSKGIAQGMTPPPRYLSRVCSVICALMPILTLYFGHIDIAVTSAAFVVAMALLLQRGRNPRFSQLSSTMFGLFYCGYLPCFWVKLRCGLTAPVLGRSWPVLLGGQGHWTVGLVAILVSFCGIIASDTFAFLGGKAFGKTPLISISPKKTWEGAVAGLVGCITITVLLSKSLSWPQPLVSTIAFGVLNFLGSVFGDLTESMIKRDAGVKDSGSLIPGHGGILDRVDSYIFTGALAYSFVRLHGV; encoded by the exons ATGGCGCCTTTTGTTGAAGTATGCAGGTACTACAAGCCTCTACCATTCCAATGTCCTTGCCGTTCCTCTCCTACAAACTCTCTAATCCTTCCCCATCTCTCCCTAAAGTACTCTAATTTGCGTCTCCTCGCTTCCAAACCATCCTCTCATCCTCGCTTCAACGGAATCTCATTTAACCGAAGCCGTGTCATCACCGCCGTTGCTCGAGTTGAATCAGAGCATCTGGGTGACGATAGCAACTCAAAGGAG gaagaagaaagagataaagAAGTGCAAAATGTGGAGGAAGATTCGAGTTTAGATCAACAGAAGGAGAAGTCAAGAAGCCAGTTCAAGAAGAGGGTAGTGTTCGGTCTAGGGATAGGTTTGTCTGTGGGAGGTGTTGTGTTAGCTGGAGGATGGGTTTTCACCTTAGCGCTAGCAGCTGCGGTGCTTCTAAGTGCTCGAGAGTATTTCGAGTTAGTGAGAAGCAAAGGAATCGCTCAAGGAATGACACCTCCTCCTCGTTACCTGTCTAGAGTCTGCTCAGTTATTTGTGCCCTTATGCCCATACTCACATT GTACTTTGGTCATATAGATATCGCGGTGACGTCAGCTGCGTTTGTGGTTGCGATGGCGTTGTTGTTGCAAAGAGGAAGAAACCCGCGTTTCTCTCAGCTGAGTAGTACTATGTTCGGGTTGTTTTACTGTGGCTATCTTCCTTGTTTCTGGGTTAAGCTGCGTTGTGGTCTTACTGCTCCTGTTCTTGGAAGAAGCTGGCCAGTTCTCCTCGGTGGTCAAGGGCATTGGACTGTTGGACTAGTGGCGATATTGGTTTCGTTTTGCGGTATCATTGCCTCGGATACGTTTGCTTTTCTTGGTGGCAAG GCGTTTGGGAAGACTCCGCTTATAAGCATTAGTCCAAAGAAGACATGGGAAGGAGCAGTTGCAGGACTTGTTGGTTGTATTACCATTACCGTTTTACTCTCCAAGTCTTTGTCATGGCCTCAGCCTCTTGTCAGCACGATAGCTTTTGGGGTTCTTAACTTCTTAGGATCGGTGTTTGGTGACTTAACCGAGTCAATGATCAAACGTGATGCGGGTGTCAAAGACTCCGGTTCACTCATCCCTGGTCACG GTGGAATATTGGACAGAGTTGATAGTTACATATTCACTGGTGCGTTAGCCTACTCCTTCGTAAGGCTTCATGGAGTTTGA
- the LOC106414701 gene encoding root meristem growth factor 10-like, producing the protein MRMLYILVGNCRLVIAISFLVLLLVVDMLRTSCFYFFVIVFVILSRTYLCEARHLAPMEKKLHVNRDNLIAKNNEEIKKLEVPSTNNTKTISSEAPIKHAVGDHGEIIDKNTKDDCRVNRASLVKTSVSSKRVSRTWKVPKYSKKLPRSDQEHPGFNLDYMQPTTHPPHHN; encoded by the exons ATGCGGATG CTCTATATATTGGTCGGCAACTGTCGATTGGTTATAGCCATCTCTTTTTTAGTTCTATTACTCGTCGTGGATATGTTGAGGACTagttgtttctatttctttgttattgtttttgtcATCCTTTCTCGGACTTACTTATGCGAGGCTCGCCATCTTGCACCCAtggagaagaagcttcatgtgAATCGCGATAACTTAATTGCGAAG AACAACGAAGAGATTAAAAAGCTAGAAGTCCCGTCGACAAACAACACGAAAACCATATCAAGCGAAGCACCGATCAAACATGCCGTAGGTGATCATGGCGAGATCATTGATAAGAATACGAAGGACGATTGCAGAGTAAACCGAGCTTCACTAGTCAAAACAAGTGTGTCGTCAAAAAGAGTCTCAAGAACTTGGAAAGTTCCCAAATATTCAAAGAAGCTGCCTAGGTCGGATCAGGAACATCCTGGATTCAATCTTGATTATATGCAGCCCACTACGCACCCACCTCATCATAATTAA